A window from Mangifera indica cultivar Alphonso chromosome 2, CATAS_Mindica_2.1, whole genome shotgun sequence encodes these proteins:
- the LOC123208546 gene encoding uncharacterized protein LOC123208546, protein MSSPTHSSFNGASPPDHSRSSLCVLRLMILLVLFFVLIILVISIAWSILHPINPVFTLNSLTISNFTLSNSRVNADYDFELSVDNPNEKLTLIIDRFHVIVKYHYKEILSESWEKQVKLEKTGNQSLKTHLRPKHSSGNRVNKHLFKLLSTDFRGRSLNLTVEVYIRTSFESEIWPTKETRMKVSCNNLKVAFGAAEDSVTGTGTLSGRGGQCKVDFSKAD, encoded by the coding sequence ATGTCTTCACCTACGCATTCCTCCTTTAACGGAGCTTCGCCTCCTGATCACAGCCGGAGTTCTCTCTGCGTTCTGCGATTGATGATTCTACTGGTTTTGTTCTTCGTTTTGATTATCCTTGTTATCTCCATTGCATGGTCGATTCTGCATCCCATTAATCCAGTTTTCACTCTCAACTCACTCACCATATCAAATTTCACTCTCTCAAACTCTCGAGTAAACGCCGATTATGATTTCGAACTCTCTGTAGACAACCCCAACGAGAAGCTGACCTTGATCATCGATCGTTTCCATGTTATCGTCAAATATCATTATAAAGAAATTCTGTCAGAAAGTTGGGAAAAGCAGGTGAAGTTAGAGAAAACTGgtaatcaaagtttaaaaacgcACTTACGTCCCAAACACTCGTCGGGTAACCGAGTGAACAAACACTTGTTCAAACTTTTGAGCACAGATTTTAGAGGAAGATCGTTGAATTTGACAGTAGAAGTATATATTAGAACAAGTTTTGAATCTGAGATTTGGCCAACAAAGGAAACACGCATGAAGGTTTCATGCAACAACTTAAAAGTTGCATTTGGTGCCGCAGAAGACTCGGTCACTGGAACAGGGACGCTCAGTGGTAGAGGAGGGCAATGTAAAGTTGATTTTTCAAAGGCTGACTAA
- the LOC123208547 gene encoding uncharacterized protein LOC123208547, whose protein sequence is MSSATHSSFNGASPPDHSRSSLCVRRLMILLVLFFVLIILVISIAWSILHPINPVFTLNSLTISNFTLVNSRVNADYDFDLSVHNPNEKLTLIIDGFQVIVKYHYKKILSESWEKRVKLEKTSNQSLKMHLRPKDSSVNRVNKHSFKLLSTDFSKRSLNLTVEVYIRTSFVSEIWPTKETCMKVSCNNLNVQFGAAEVSVNGTGKLSGGGGQCKVDFSKTD, encoded by the coding sequence ATGTCTTCAGCTACGCATTCCTCCTTTAACGGAGCCTCGCCGCCTGATCACAGCCGGAGTTCTCTCTGCGTTCGGCGATTGATGATTCTACTGGTTTTGTTCTTCGTATTGATTATCCTTGTTATCTCCATTGCATGGTCGATTCTGCATCCCATTAATCCAGTTTTCACTCTCAACTCACTCACCATATCAAATTTCACTCTCGTAAACTCTCGAGTAAACGCCGATTATGATTTCGATCTCTCTGTACACAACCCCAACGAGAAGCTGACCTTGATCATCGATGGTTTCCAGGTTATCGTcaaatatcattataaaaaaattctgtCAGAAAGTTGGGAAAAGCGGGTGAAGTTAGAGAAAACTAgtaatcaaagtttaaaaatgcACTTACGTCCCAAAGACTCGTCGGTTAACCGGGTGAACAAACACTCGTTCAAACTTTTGAGCACAGATTTTAGCAAAAGATCGTTGAATTTGACAGTAGAAGTATATATTAGAACAAGTTTCGTATCTGAGATTTGGCCAACAAAGGAAACATGCATGAAGGTTTCATGCAACAACTTAAATGTTCAATTTGGTGCCGCAGAAGTCTCGGTCAATGGAACAGGGAAGCTCAGTGGCGGAGGAGGGCAATGTAAAGTTGATTTTTCAAAGACTGACTAA